Proteins from a single region of Runella sp. SP2:
- the cas6 gene encoding CRISPR-associated endoribonuclease Cas6: MRLHIRLSKNTTIVPFNYQEQQVSKLHYWLGKNELHDKLSLYSFSWLKNGRQEGSKGLNFKTGSQFFISCYDSSLIKQLIKSIQQDNDFGWGMKIKALTLEKEPDFEYQHRFLVGSPVFIKRSQAEEKGVKFFYYNDEEANQFLTESLQHKLNDAGLSYEDVSVQFDESYQNPTTKGVTYKGIFNKGSICPVIINGTPEQLAFAWNVGVGNSTGIGFGSLI, encoded by the coding sequence ATGCGTCTTCATATTCGGTTATCAAAAAATACAACTATCGTTCCGTTTAATTATCAGGAACAGCAGGTTAGTAAGTTACATTATTGGCTTGGCAAAAATGAGTTACACGATAAGTTATCTCTGTACTCTTTTTCATGGCTAAAAAATGGTCGTCAAGAAGGAAGTAAAGGTTTGAATTTTAAAACAGGAAGTCAATTTTTTATTAGTTGTTATGATAGTTCGCTCATAAAACAGCTCATAAAAAGCATTCAGCAAGACAATGACTTTGGTTGGGGAATGAAAATCAAGGCTTTGACTCTTGAAAAAGAACCAGATTTTGAATATCAGCACCGCTTCTTGGTAGGTAGCCCTGTTTTTATCAAGCGTTCGCAAGCTGAAGAGAAAGGGGTAAAATTCTTCTATTATAATGATGAAGAAGCAAATCAGTTTTTGACCGAGAGCTTACAACATAAACTGAATGATGCTGGATTGTCGTATGAAGATGTTTCTGTTCAGTTTGATGAATCTTATCAAAATCCAACGACTAAAGGAGTTACCTACAAAGGCATTTTCAACAAAGGCTCGATATGTCCCGTAATCATTAACGGAACTCCCGAACAACTGGCATTTGCTTGGAATGTTGGCGTAGGAAATTCAACAGGTATTGGATTTGGCTCATTAATTTAA
- a CDS encoding YafY family protein: MNKFNDNSPKYRLLAILKLLIESPYQYTKKALATMYNVVPDTIKKDFEELRDADFNVEHDHQYRYAIVPNKPMQHLEDMLFFTETEKEILMDALANNAKASEKRTKRMQEKLNAIYDVSKLGSSLFSRTFLSKANLLEQAKQHKKVVKLINYRSTNSSEVSDRLVEPFSVNVKEDILHAFAIERKDIRHYRISRIERVELQEIPWQYETQHYVTATDPFRIVNDQKIRVHIRLRVGGYNELIERFPLTQAYLQPSADEPGVYDFECNVNEKFFGLTNFILGYHEHIVEIVEPELLIAHIRRHIAKINF; this comes from the coding sequence ATGAATAAATTCAACGATAATAGTCCAAAATACCGCTTGTTGGCGATTCTCAAGCTCCTCATTGAGAGCCCGTACCAATATACGAAAAAGGCATTGGCGACCATGTACAATGTAGTCCCCGATACTATCAAAAAGGATTTTGAGGAGCTTCGTGATGCCGATTTTAATGTGGAACACGACCATCAATACCGATATGCTATCGTTCCTAATAAGCCCATGCAACACTTAGAGGATATGTTGTTCTTCACAGAAACCGAGAAAGAAATTTTGATGGATGCTCTTGCCAACAACGCCAAAGCTTCTGAAAAAAGAACGAAGCGTATGCAGGAAAAGCTTAATGCAATTTATGACGTATCAAAATTGGGAAGTAGCTTGTTTTCAAGGACTTTTCTCTCGAAAGCCAATTTGCTGGAGCAAGCCAAGCAACATAAAAAAGTGGTGAAACTGATCAATTACCGTTCAACCAATAGTAGCGAAGTGTCAGATAGATTGGTAGAGCCGTTTTCGGTAAATGTGAAAGAGGACATACTTCATGCTTTTGCCATCGAACGCAAGGATATTCGGCATTACAGGATTTCAAGAATAGAGCGAGTAGAGTTGCAGGAAATACCTTGGCAATACGAAACGCAACATTATGTAACTGCCACAGACCCTTTTAGGATTGTAAATGACCAAAAAATACGGGTGCACATCCGCTTGCGTGTGGGTGGCTATAACGAATTGATAGAACGCTTCCCGCTTACGCAAGCCTATTTACAACCCTCGGCTGACGAGCCTGGTGTATATGATTTTGAATGTAATGTCAATGAGAAGTTCTTCGGGTTGACCAACTTTATTCTGGGCTATCACGAGCATATCGTTGAAATTGTAGAACCAGAACTGCTCATTGCGCATATCCGAAGGCACATTGCAAAAATAAATTTTTAG
- a CDS encoding DUF6934 family protein, which produces MNQPFYEFTILDEALRYEFVSAGKSIIHKVVSISHTDSDNLFTLTLADIRLDGSLDTHIASNNGDLEAIIATVIKCLETFFVYYPAAAVAFTGSEPRRMRLYQIILNRELTSLQPRFNIWGISVEGIVTFTPNHTYEGFIVSLKSVIIA; this is translated from the coding sequence ATGAATCAGCCCTTTTACGAATTCACCATTCTTGACGAGGCGCTTCGCTATGAGTTCGTAAGCGCGGGAAAATCCATTATTCACAAAGTTGTCAGCATATCCCACACCGACTCTGACAACCTTTTTACCCTCACACTTGCTGATATACGGCTTGATGGATCCCTTGATACACATATTGCAAGTAATAATGGTGACTTAGAAGCAATCATTGCTACTGTGATTAAATGCCTTGAAACTTTTTTTGTCTATTACCCTGCTGCTGCCGTCGCTTTTACGGGAAGCGAACCTCGTCGTATGCGCCTTTACCAGATTATCCTTAATCGCGAACTTACTTCTCTTCAACCCCGTTTTAACATTTGGGGTATTAGCGTTGAAGGTATTGTAACTTTCACTCCAAATCATACCTATGAAGGTTTTATCGTTTCATTAAAAAGTGTTATTATTGCTTAA
- the cas6 gene encoding CRISPR-associated endoribonuclease Cas6, with the protein MRFKLTLAPVRDRQRLLFNYQYPLQAWIYGRLANADAEYAGFLHERGYQVPESRKAFKHFTFSSLQIPSIEPIKKGDTYMVLRSGVLTLYISFYVDKSAENFIVGLFQQQQLSIYNRECRADFVVERVETAPLPAMQSSMTFRTLSPMVVAQKVGDLDQYLTPTDADFGRFFAVNLVDKLRSVQPSMEMDASIAERLVKFELLSDPERIKKRGFLAKEGKEMEQTKVIGYHNFTFALTAPPELIEVGYLGGFGKYCSMGCGCVEVVSASPP; encoded by the coding sequence ATGCGATTCAAACTCACGTTAGCCCCCGTTAGAGACCGTCAGCGTTTATTGTTCAACTACCAATATCCCCTGCAAGCGTGGATTTATGGTCGTTTGGCCAATGCTGACGCTGAGTATGCGGGTTTTCTGCACGAACGCGGTTACCAAGTACCCGAGAGTCGGAAGGCGTTTAAGCACTTTACTTTTTCGTCTTTGCAAATACCGAGCATCGAACCCATCAAGAAAGGTGATACGTATATGGTACTTCGTTCGGGCGTTTTGACGTTATATATTTCATTTTATGTGGACAAATCGGCCGAAAATTTTATCGTTGGGCTGTTTCAACAGCAGCAGTTGAGCATTTATAATCGGGAATGTAGGGCCGATTTTGTGGTAGAACGCGTGGAGACAGCGCCCTTGCCCGCGATGCAAAGTTCGATGACGTTTCGTACGCTGTCGCCGATGGTTGTGGCTCAAAAAGTGGGCGATTTAGATCAATACCTCACTCCAACGGACGCTGATTTTGGGCGATTTTTTGCGGTCAATTTGGTCGATAAACTGCGTTCGGTGCAACCTTCCATGGAAATGGACGCGTCGATTGCGGAGCGACTGGTCAAGTTTGAGTTACTAAGCGACCCCGAACGGATTAAAAAGCGAGGTTTTTTGGCCAAAGAAGGCAAAGAAATGGAACAAACAAAAGTGATTGGGTATCATAACTTTACGTTTGCCCTGACCGCCCCTCCCGAACTCATTGAGGTGGGTTATTTGGGAGGTTTTGGGAAGTATTGTTCGATGGGGTGTGGGTGTGTGGAGGTGGTTAGTGCTTCACCACCTTAA
- a CDS encoding histidinol-phosphate transaminase produces the protein MTQIINRRSLLKSGLMTLGGMAAAPAVGAFANVPSRIDTNGNIFHSPLLRETVLENPPKTPPTLVRINANENPYGPPMSARKAVADAVAGGSRYSWKELENLVGKIAKKEGVTPDHIMMGPGSSDLLEKVAIVLFQKGGNVVSADPTYMSLVKVAEATGATWKAVPCKGDWSHDLKAMEAAIDKDTKLVYICNPNNPMGSITSGKELMDFCSRVSEKVPIFVDEAYLELAVGADTQSMVSLLAQKKNVIIARTFSKIMGMAGLRVGYVAALPATLDKIQKITRGGMGITQTSIAAAVASMDDAEFQDTTRKLNHEVKTYLCKNLDRLGYKYVPSYTNFVIFPINIPTKELLQKMMAKGIMVRGYEIQGKPWCRVSMGTMDEIKQFVSTLEAIS, from the coding sequence ATGACACAGATTATCAACCGCCGCAGTTTACTTAAATCAGGTTTGATGACCTTAGGAGGAATGGCCGCTGCCCCAGCAGTAGGTGCCTTCGCAAATGTACCTTCACGTATAGACACCAACGGTAATATATTTCATAGCCCTTTACTCAGAGAAACGGTGTTGGAAAACCCGCCAAAAACGCCGCCAACCCTTGTGCGTATCAATGCCAACGAAAATCCTTATGGCCCTCCAATGAGCGCTAGGAAGGCAGTGGCAGATGCAGTTGCGGGCGGTAGCCGTTATTCGTGGAAAGAGTTAGAAAACCTTGTTGGAAAAATCGCTAAAAAAGAAGGCGTTACTCCTGACCACATTATGATGGGCCCTGGTTCGTCGGATTTGTTGGAAAAAGTAGCTATTGTACTTTTCCAAAAAGGTGGAAATGTAGTTTCGGCTGACCCAACTTATATGTCATTGGTGAAAGTAGCCGAGGCGACGGGAGCTACCTGGAAGGCTGTGCCGTGTAAAGGTGACTGGTCGCACGACTTGAAAGCAATGGAAGCGGCTATCGACAAGGACACAAAACTTGTTTATATCTGTAACCCTAACAACCCAATGGGTAGCATCACGTCGGGCAAAGAGTTGATGGATTTCTGCTCACGGGTTTCAGAAAAAGTACCCATTTTTGTGGACGAAGCGTACCTTGAATTGGCCGTAGGTGCTGATACTCAGAGTATGGTGTCGTTGTTGGCACAAAAGAAAAACGTCATCATCGCTCGTACTTTCTCAAAAATTATGGGTATGGCAGGTTTGCGCGTAGGATACGTTGCGGCGCTCCCTGCGACGTTGGATAAAATTCAGAAAATCACCCGTGGTGGAATGGGCATCACCCAAACGTCGATTGCCGCAGCGGTGGCAAGTATGGACGATGCGGAGTTCCAAGACACAACGCGTAAATTGAACCACGAAGTGAAAACTTACCTTTGTAAAAACCTCGATCGTTTGGGTTACAAATACGTGCCTTCATACACCAACTTCGTGATTTTCCCAATCAACATTCCGACCAAAGAATTGCTCCAAAAAATGATGGCGAAAGGCATCATGGTGCGCGGATACGAAATTCAGGGCAAGCCTTGGTGCCGTGTAAGTATGGGTACGATGGACGAAATCAAGCAGTTTGTAAGTACGCTTGAGGCAATAAGCTAA
- a CDS encoding SusD/RagB family nutrient-binding outer membrane lipoprotein, which produces MKKYTLLSLTLAALLGSSCTKEFDKMNIDPNNPTAIGPQYLLPYAMEKSVDRFWGGSTRFERLNIDGMMLWMQYFTRNIYSNEGDNYGLSPAFYNNNWASFFNDGLLNFQRIIVDSSPTGKAPNTNYEGVALVMRSWLFSVTTDLWGAIPYSEALKGTAESPNYTPAYDSQDKVYEGLLNDLKIANEKLVVGGPGVQGDIIYGGNILKWKKFANSLRLRLANRQAAKKPAESRAIMREILGDATKYPIFTSNDDNALIKNTATLPSNNEWHEVMVRGSRTDWNISSTLADKLNALGDTRITIYANPVAGKYVGHPNGLPDAIATTYLSSSSTIGSYFTRPETPSVIMTLSELNLILAEAAIDGDITGDAKTYFENGITASFEQYGLKVPADYFTKVGAVTREKVLDQKWIALYGVGVEAWTEYRRTGFPVLPAKDPRAVFENDGVLPTRLPYPSTEYSLNKASLEKGIALNGGADNMKTKLWWSEK; this is translated from the coding sequence ATGAAAAAATATACATTACTTTCGCTGACGTTGGCTGCTCTTTTGGGTTCTTCTTGTACCAAAGAGTTTGACAAAATGAACATCGACCCCAACAACCCAACGGCCATTGGTCCGCAGTATTTGCTGCCCTACGCCATGGAAAAATCGGTGGATAGATTTTGGGGAGGAAGCACGCGTTTTGAGCGTTTGAACATCGACGGAATGATGCTTTGGATGCAGTATTTTACCCGAAATATTTACTCAAACGAAGGTGACAATTACGGACTTTCACCCGCATTTTACAACAACAACTGGGCGTCTTTCTTCAACGATGGCTTGTTGAATTTCCAACGAATCATTGTGGATAGCTCGCCAACGGGCAAAGCGCCAAACACCAATTATGAAGGAGTGGCTTTGGTAATGCGTTCGTGGTTGTTTTCGGTGACAACTGATCTTTGGGGTGCCATCCCGTATTCGGAAGCCTTAAAGGGTACGGCCGAATCCCCTAATTATACACCAGCGTATGATTCACAAGACAAAGTGTATGAAGGGTTGTTGAACGACCTTAAAATTGCCAATGAAAAACTCGTAGTTGGTGGCCCAGGCGTTCAAGGGGATATTATTTACGGAGGTAACATCTTGAAATGGAAGAAGTTTGCCAATTCATTGCGTTTGCGTTTGGCCAATCGCCAGGCTGCGAAAAAGCCGGCTGAGTCACGGGCGATTATGCGGGAAATTTTGGGCGATGCTACAAAGTACCCCATTTTTACAAGCAACGACGACAATGCCTTGATTAAAAATACGGCAACACTTCCAAGCAACAACGAATGGCACGAAGTGATGGTGCGCGGTAGCCGTACTGACTGGAATATCAGTAGCACTTTGGCCGATAAGCTCAACGCTTTGGGCGATACCCGCATCACGATTTATGCAAATCCAGTAGCTGGAAAATATGTTGGACACCCCAACGGCCTGCCCGATGCGATTGCTACGACTTATTTGTCGTCGAGCTCAACGATTGGTAGCTACTTCACTCGTCCTGAGACGCCAAGTGTGATTATGACGCTTTCAGAATTGAACCTAATTTTGGCCGAAGCTGCTATTGATGGAGATATTACGGGCGACGCCAAAACGTACTTTGAAAACGGAATTACGGCTTCTTTTGAACAATACGGTTTGAAAGTACCTGCCGATTATTTTACCAAAGTAGGTGCCGTAACGCGCGAAAAAGTACTTGACCAGAAATGGATAGCATTGTACGGAGTAGGGGTAGAGGCTTGGACCGAATACCGCAGAACAGGCTTCCCTGTGTTACCTGCCAAAGATCCACGCGCCGTTTTTGAAAACGATGGTGTTTTGCCAACGCGTTTGCCGTATCCAAGTACCGAATATTCGCTCAACAAAGCTAGTTTGGAAAAAGGTATTGCCCTCAATGGCGGTGCCGATAACATGAAAACCAAGCTTTGGTGGTCTGAAAAGTAA
- a CDS encoding SusC/RagA family TonB-linked outer membrane protein — MKKYLLLSALMTIAWVGYAQRFVKGTVTSKDEGALPGVNVIVKSTRAGVVTDAEGNYKISVPDDNAVLVYSFIGYSIQEIPVGGRSTINIELVPDIKALQEVVVTAFGIEKEKKALGYTVQEVKGTQLAESRSNNVVNSLSGRVAGVRVSSNGGPGSGSTVQIRGSSSVSGNNQPLVVIDGVPIDQSTSTRMTSGEKQFGGGLSEISPDNIKDISILKGPNAAALYGSRAANGVILVTTKNGAGTKGIGLEFNHNTTFERPLVKPKFQNMYGGGNGYRTWYNDGWSGTITDPTEIQQYRAAYGPNAPLTGTEGTDESWGAPLDGRLVRHWYTGTAVAPLTPQPNNWEGYWETGATTTNNVALSAGNDKGSFRLSMGRMDQKGIMYNNDFWRNNFKLNTNYNFTSKLSATVSAEYVKSGSDNRSFQEGQQFIWAHRHTDWSMLKNYDEYNAIHIQRKVAGRLPDNDPPNWQHTFFTNPFFVQDRLPSSNEKDRLVGNIALNYKISPSFSVLARSGTDYWSDTRINVINFDRVRNGNRTPGQYSEDVQRAQETNSDIILSFNRNVTNNISVSAQAGAIKRTNYFKRNFTQVGELVVDGLYNLSNSVTSLNTVSSRIEKTEMQSVFGTAQVGWKNALFLDFTARNDWSSTLPSNARSYFYPSVSASAVVTDLLDLQSSILTFGKVRASWAQVGNDASPYQLAQTFRSASAWNGNTPEYFENTTIANSSLKPEITTGIELGLDLRFLRGKLGLDVTYYNQSSKNQILGVEISKASGYNSRILNAGEIVNKGLEVVISGTPLKAVNGFTWDVSFNFARNRNKVVALAEGLTTYTLHTQRGLTSEARVGQPYGALYGIGFEKAPDGQIIYKDGLPVVSTTPRLLGNIQPDWTGGFSNTFTYKSFSLAALIDVRVGGDFFDEGTGTARWTGQYEETAIGREEGIIGKGVKVVSTNADGSSVYAPNDIIVAANQLYGYNNPRRYHEAVIYDGSYVKLREMSFGYSVPEAILKRSFIRSAKVSIVGRNLAILFKNTPHIDPEVDRFGGNRQGFAYGELPNSRSVGFNVSLGF, encoded by the coding sequence CCTGGCGTGAACGTAATCGTAAAAAGTACGAGAGCTGGGGTTGTGACGGATGCAGAAGGAAATTACAAAATTAGCGTTCCTGACGATAACGCGGTTTTGGTCTATAGTTTTATTGGTTATTCAATTCAGGAAATTCCTGTCGGGGGACGTTCTACTATTAATATCGAACTTGTCCCAGACATCAAAGCCCTTCAGGAAGTAGTAGTAACGGCTTTTGGTATCGAAAAAGAGAAAAAAGCCCTTGGTTACACGGTGCAAGAAGTCAAAGGTACACAGCTTGCTGAGTCTCGTTCTAACAACGTTGTCAATAGCCTTTCGGGGCGTGTCGCAGGGGTGCGTGTCTCAAGCAATGGCGGCCCTGGTAGTGGCTCTACGGTACAGATTCGTGGTAGTTCGTCGGTTTCAGGAAACAACCAACCACTCGTAGTTATTGACGGTGTACCCATTGACCAATCAACCTCAACCCGCATGACCAGCGGTGAAAAGCAATTTGGCGGTGGTTTGTCGGAGATTAGCCCAGACAACATCAAAGATATTAGTATCCTAAAAGGGCCTAACGCGGCAGCCTTGTATGGTTCGCGCGCGGCCAACGGTGTTATTTTGGTAACAACAAAAAATGGCGCAGGTACTAAAGGAATTGGCCTTGAGTTTAACCACAATACGACTTTTGAACGTCCATTGGTCAAACCAAAGTTTCAAAACATGTACGGTGGAGGAAACGGATACCGTACTTGGTATAACGATGGTTGGTCGGGTACCATTACTGATCCCACCGAAATCCAACAGTACCGCGCTGCCTACGGCCCTAACGCACCTTTGACTGGAACAGAAGGGACGGACGAAAGCTGGGGTGCTCCTTTGGATGGTCGTTTGGTACGTCATTGGTACACAGGTACTGCAGTGGCACCACTCACACCTCAGCCCAACAACTGGGAAGGATACTGGGAAACAGGTGCTACCACGACCAATAACGTAGCCCTTTCGGCTGGAAATGACAAAGGAAGTTTCCGCTTGTCGATGGGTCGGATGGATCAAAAAGGTATTATGTACAACAACGATTTTTGGCGGAACAACTTTAAATTGAATACCAATTATAACTTCACTTCAAAGTTAAGCGCAACAGTATCAGCTGAATACGTAAAAAGCGGCTCAGACAACCGTTCTTTTCAAGAAGGTCAGCAGTTTATTTGGGCGCACCGCCATACCGATTGGTCAATGTTGAAAAACTACGACGAATACAATGCAATTCATATTCAACGTAAAGTGGCGGGTCGTCTCCCAGACAATGATCCACCTAACTGGCAACATACCTTCTTTACCAACCCATTCTTTGTGCAAGACCGTTTGCCTTCATCCAATGAAAAAGACCGCTTGGTAGGAAACATTGCCTTGAACTACAAAATTTCGCCTTCGTTTAGTGTCTTAGCTCGTTCGGGAACGGACTACTGGTCGGATACGCGTATCAACGTCATTAACTTTGACCGCGTTCGTAACGGAAACCGTACACCTGGGCAATATTCAGAAGATGTTCAACGCGCCCAAGAAACCAACAGCGACATCATTTTATCTTTCAACAGAAACGTAACCAACAACATTTCGGTAAGTGCTCAAGCGGGAGCCATCAAACGTACCAATTATTTCAAACGTAACTTCACCCAAGTTGGGGAGTTGGTGGTAGATGGACTTTATAACTTGTCAAACTCCGTCACCAGTTTGAACACTGTGTCGAGCCGCATCGAAAAGACAGAGATGCAAAGTGTGTTTGGAACGGCACAAGTAGGTTGGAAAAATGCCTTGTTCTTGGATTTTACGGCGCGTAACGACTGGTCAAGTACTTTGCCTTCTAATGCACGTTCATACTTCTATCCATCAGTTTCGGCAAGTGCAGTTGTAACCGACTTATTGGATCTTCAAAGCTCTATTCTGACTTTTGGTAAAGTGCGCGCTAGCTGGGCACAAGTTGGAAACGATGCTTCGCCGTATCAATTGGCTCAAACCTTCCGCTCTGCCAGTGCTTGGAATGGTAACACACCTGAATATTTTGAAAATACAACCATCGCCAATTCAAGCCTTAAACCCGAAATCACGACGGGAATTGAGTTAGGTTTAGACTTGCGTTTCCTTCGTGGTAAGTTAGGTTTAGACGTGACGTATTATAATCAATCGTCTAAAAACCAAATTCTTGGTGTAGAAATCTCTAAAGCATCTGGTTACAATAGTCGAATCTTAAATGCGGGTGAGATTGTCAACAAAGGACTTGAAGTAGTAATTTCGGGTACGCCTTTGAAAGCTGTAAACGGGTTTACTTGGGATGTGAGCTTCAACTTTGCCCGCAACCGCAACAAAGTAGTGGCACTCGCTGAAGGTTTAACTACTTATACCCTACACACCCAGCGTGGTTTGACTTCGGAAGCGCGCGTTGGTCAACCTTATGGTGCTTTGTACGGTATTGGTTTTGAAAAAGCGCCCGATGGACAAATTATCTACAAAGACGGTTTGCCAGTGGTTTCAACCACGCCACGTTTGCTCGGAAATATCCAGCCTGACTGGACGGGTGGTTTCTCTAATACCTTCACTTACAAGAGCTTCTCATTGGCTGCTTTGATTGACGTACGCGTAGGAGGTGATTTCTTCGACGAAGGTACGGGAACGGCGCGTTGGACAGGTCAGTACGAAGAAACGGCGATTGGACGTGAAGAAGGTATCATCGGTAAAGGCGTAAAAGTGGTAAGCACCAATGCAGATGGCTCGTCGGTATATGCGCCAAACGACATCATTGTGGCAGCCAATCAATTATACGGGTACAACAATCCACGTCGTTATCATGAAGCCGTTATTTATGACGGAAGTTACGTCAAACTTCGCGAGATGTCTTTCGGTTATTCAGTTCCTGAGGCCATCTTGAAACGCTCTTTCATCCGCTCGGCCAAGGTGTCTATCGTTGGACGTAACCTTGCGATTTTGTTCAAGAATACACCACACATCGACCCAGAAGTGGACCGCTTCGGTGGAAACCGTCAAGGGTTTGCGTACGGCGAGTTACCTAACTCTCGTAGTGTTGGTTTTAACGTATCTCTCGGATTCTAA